One Cryptococcus decagattii chromosome 8, complete sequence DNA segment encodes these proteins:
- a CDS encoding transaldolase yields MPTSLEALKASGTTVVADTGDFASIDEFKPQDATTNPSLILAATKMPAYAKLIEPAIQYAKSKGGDIEVQSENAMDRLLVEFGTEILKIIPGRVSTEVDAKFSFDTQATINKAHQLIALYKEQGVDKERVLIKIASTYEGILAAKQLESEGIHCNLTLLFGFGQAVACAEAGVTLISPFVGRILDWYKKANPDTTYTAENDPGVHSVRKIYNYYKQHGYKTIVMGASFRNTGEIAALAGCDFLTISPKLLDELNKSQDSLPKKLDASSTGEPIPKTSYLDDEAKFRWALFEDVMAFDKLHEGIRGFAKDGATLKHMLIEKLKA; encoded by the exons ATGCCCACTTCTCTTGAAGCTCTTAAAGC CTCTGGCACCACCGTTGTCGCCGACACTGGTGACTTTGCCTCTATCGACGAGTTTAAGCCTCAGGATGCTACCACCAACCCTTCCCTCAT CCTTGCCGCCACCAAGATGCCTGCGTACGCCAAGCTCATTGAGCCTGCTATCCAGTACGCCAAGTCCAAGGGCGG TGACATTGAAGTTCAGTCCGAGAACGCCATGGACCGACTTCTCGTTGAGTTTGGTACTGAGATCTTGAAGATCATTCCCGGTCGAGTTTCTACCGAGGTTGACGCCAAGTTCTCTTTCGACACCCAGGCCACTATCAACAAGGCCCACCAACTTATTGCTCTTTACAAGGAGCAGGGTGTTGACAAGGAGCGAGTCTTGATCAAGATTGCCTCCACTTACGAGGGTATCCTTGCTGCCAAGCAGCTCGAATCTGAGGGTATCCA CTGTAACCTTACCCTCCTCTTCGGTTTCGGCCAGGCCGTTGCTTGTGCCGAGGCTGGTGTTACCCTTATCTCTCCCTTCGTCGGCCGA ATCCTCGACTGGTACAAGAAGGCTAACCCCGACACTACTTACACTGCCGAGAATGACCCCGGAGTTCACTCTGTCCGAAAAATCTACAA CTACTACAAGCAGCACGGCTACAAGACCATCGTTATGGGTGCTTCTTTCCGAAACACTGGTGAAATCGCCGCTCTCGCCGGTTGTGACTTCCTTACCATCTCTCCCAAGCTTCTCGATGAGCTCAACAAGTCTCAGGACAGCCTCCCCAAGAAGCTCGACGCTTCTTCCACTGGCGAGCCCATCCCCAAGACTTCCTACCTTGACGACGAGGCCAAGTTCCGATGGGCCCTTTTCGAGGATGTCATGGCCTTTGACAAGCTCCACGAGGGTATCCGAGGTTTCGCCAAGGACGGTGCTACTTTGAAGCACATGTTGATCGAGAAGCTCAAGGCTTGA